The proteins below are encoded in one region of Candidatus Acidiferrales bacterium:
- a CDS encoding HNH endonuclease: MRDSSAGVRRPSLMQAPVLVLNATFEPINVTAVRRALVLMLKGVAQAEETQSGEVHSTTKSISVPSVIRLLTYRHIPQQSRALSRKNILLRDRNTCQFCGRIFSASDLTLDHVVPRSRGGRSSWENLVACCYECNNRKGDRTPEEAGLKLARRPRPFTLHTSRQLMRLIGHKDEKWRKYLFY; encoded by the coding sequence ATGCGGGATTCCTCCGCGGGTGTTCGCCGCCCGTCTTTGATGCAGGCTCCAGTGCTGGTTCTTAACGCCACCTTCGAGCCAATCAACGTCACGGCCGTGCGGCGTGCCCTCGTACTGATGCTCAAGGGCGTCGCTCAGGCGGAAGAAACTCAGTCGGGCGAAGTCCACTCCACCACCAAATCCATCTCCGTCCCCTCCGTGATTCGCCTGCTGACGTATCGCCACATCCCGCAGCAAAGCCGCGCGTTGTCGAGAAAAAATATTCTCCTGCGCGACCGCAATACCTGTCAGTTCTGCGGCCGCATATTTTCCGCCTCAGATTTGACGCTGGACCACGTCGTGCCCCGCTCACGCGGTGGCCGTTCGTCCTGGGAGAATTTGGTCGCCTGCTGCTACGAATGCAACAACCGCAAGGGTGATCGTACGCCTGAAGAAGCCGGGTTGAAGCTCGCGCGGCGCCCGCGGCCCTTTACTCTGCACACTTCCCGTCAGCTTATGCGCCTCATCGGCCATAAGGACGAGAAGTGGCGCAAGTATTTGTTTTACTGA